A genome region from Bradyrhizobium commune includes the following:
- a CDS encoding NADPH:quinone oxidoreductase family protein has translation MKAILCSQYCQPDDLVLAEVPDPVAGPGEAVIAIKAAALNFFDILMIQGKYQIKPPFPFSPAAEVAGVIESIGPGVTDLKVGDRVVASCGHNGAREKIALPAASIVKIPDNLDYDRAAGIIIIYGTALHALEDRASPKPGETLAVLGAAGGTGLAACELGKLMGLKVIACASSDEKLEFAKAHGAELTLNYGKEDLKEGLKKLTGGKGVDIIFDPVGGAYAEAALRSIAWEGRFLVIGFAAGDIPKMPLNLALLKGCDIRGVFWGAWTRLNPAKNRANLEKLVKWTAEGKISSHVDRTFPLARTADALKVLAGRQAMGKVILHP, from the coding sequence ATGAAAGCCATCCTCTGCTCGCAATATTGCCAGCCCGACGATCTCGTGCTCGCCGAGGTGCCTGATCCGGTGGCGGGGCCCGGTGAGGCCGTGATCGCGATCAAGGCGGCGGCATTGAATTTTTTCGACATCCTGATGATTCAGGGCAAGTACCAGATCAAGCCGCCGTTCCCGTTCTCGCCGGCCGCCGAAGTCGCGGGCGTGATCGAGAGCATCGGACCCGGCGTGACCGACCTCAAGGTCGGCGATCGCGTGGTCGCGTCCTGCGGCCATAACGGCGCGCGCGAGAAGATCGCGCTGCCGGCGGCGTCGATCGTGAAGATCCCCGACAATCTCGATTACGACCGCGCCGCCGGCATCATCATCATCTACGGCACCGCGCTGCATGCGCTGGAAGATCGCGCCAGCCCGAAGCCGGGCGAGACGCTCGCGGTGCTGGGTGCGGCGGGCGGCACAGGCTTAGCTGCCTGCGAGCTCGGCAAGCTGATGGGCCTGAAGGTGATCGCCTGCGCCTCATCGGACGAGAAGCTCGAATTCGCGAAGGCTCATGGTGCCGAGCTGACGCTGAACTACGGCAAGGAAGATTTGAAGGAAGGCTTGAAGAAACTCACCGGCGGCAAGGGCGTCGACATCATCTTCGATCCCGTGGGTGGTGCGTATGCGGAAGCCGCGCTGCGCTCGATTGCCTGGGAAGGCCGCTTCCTCGTCATCGGCTTTGCCGCCGGCGACATTCCAAAGATGCCGCTGAATCTCGCGCTTTTGAAGGGCTGCGATATCCGCGGCGTGTTCTGGGGCGCATGGACCCGGCTCAACCCCGCGAAGAACCGCGCCAATCTCGAGAAGCTCGTGAAGTGGACTGCGGAAGGAAAGATTTCTTCGCATGTCGACCGCACATTCCCTTTGGCGCGGACCGCCGATGCATTGAAGGTGCTGGCGGGACGTCAGGCCATGGGCAAGGTGATCCTGCATCCGTGA
- a CDS encoding SDR family oxidoreductase, whose product MFETGLLHNKRILITGGGSGLGAAMGRRFLALGAELVICGRKLDRLDATATEMREETGGKVTTIACDVRDGAAVEAMMDAIWREAPLDILVNNAAATFIAQSEHLSFRAADAILAPTLHGAMYCTLAAGKRWIDGKHNGVVLSILSTSTITGRAFTVPSAMAKSAVLAMTKSLAVEWGPRGIRTVAIAPGPFPTAGASGQLRPEGRDEGWTARNPLGRTGEHSELADLASFLVSDRAGYINGEMVVIDGGAHLRSSGAEDLLRWTDAQWAEQRAARSKG is encoded by the coding sequence ATGTTTGAAACGGGTTTACTCCACAACAAGCGCATCCTCATCACCGGCGGCGGCTCTGGCCTTGGTGCTGCGATGGGACGCCGCTTCCTCGCACTCGGTGCCGAGCTCGTCATCTGCGGCCGCAAGCTCGACCGGCTGGACGCAACCGCGACCGAGATGCGCGAAGAGACCGGCGGCAAGGTCACGACGATCGCATGCGATGTCCGCGACGGCGCCGCCGTTGAGGCCATGATGGACGCGATCTGGCGCGAGGCGCCGCTCGACATCCTCGTCAACAACGCCGCCGCGACCTTCATCGCGCAGAGCGAGCATCTGTCCTTCCGAGCGGCCGATGCGATCCTGGCCCCAACGCTGCACGGCGCGATGTATTGCACGCTCGCCGCCGGCAAGCGCTGGATCGACGGCAAGCACAACGGCGTCGTGCTCTCGATCCTCTCGACCTCGACCATCACTGGCCGCGCCTTCACCGTGCCGTCCGCGATGGCAAAATCGGCCGTGCTGGCGATGACCAAGAGCCTCGCAGTGGAGTGGGGCCCGAGGGGCATCCGCACCGTCGCGATTGCGCCGGGGCCGTTTCCGACCGCCGGCGCATCGGGACAGCTGCGCCCGGAGGGGCGCGACGAAGGCTGGACCGCGCGCAATCCGCTCGGCCGCACCGGTGAGCACAGCGAGCTCGCCGATCTCGCCAGTTTCCTGGTCTCGGACCGGGCCGGCTACATCAATGGCGAGATGGTGGTGATCGACGGCGGCGCGCATCTGCGTAGTTCCGGCGCCGAGGATTTGTTGCGCTGGACCGATGCGCAATGGGCCGAGCAGCGTGCCGCGCGATCCAAAGGCTAG
- a CDS encoding invasion associated locus B family protein: MWRALFLALMTGVAAWGISDSARAQTTQPAPKAAAKPTATAAKTAAKPESKPAAPPVAVAGGAEPTLIGQFGTWGAYSATPNGKKVCFALAKPSSSKTNPPNRPRDPAYAFVSTRPAEKVNNEVSVMIGYALKPGSESTVEVGGAAFAMYTQGDGLWIKNAAEEERMVEAMRKSADLVVKGVSAKGTETTDTFSLKGLAQALDRISQDCRR, encoded by the coding sequence ATGTGGCGGGCGCTTTTTCTTGCTTTGATGACTGGCGTGGCGGCGTGGGGGATCAGTGATTCCGCGCGGGCGCAGACGACGCAACCGGCGCCAAAGGCTGCGGCAAAACCGACGGCTACGGCCGCCAAGACGGCGGCCAAGCCCGAGAGCAAACCGGCGGCTCCTCCCGTAGCAGTTGCTGGCGGGGCTGAACCGACGCTGATCGGCCAGTTCGGTACCTGGGGCGCCTATTCGGCGACACCCAATGGCAAGAAGGTCTGCTTCGCGCTGGCCAAGCCCTCGTCGTCGAAGACCAACCCGCCGAACCGTCCGCGCGACCCCGCCTATGCCTTCGTCTCGACCCGGCCGGCGGAGAAGGTCAACAACGAAGTCTCGGTGATGATCGGCTACGCGCTGAAGCCGGGCTCGGAATCGACCGTCGAGGTCGGCGGCGCCGCGTTTGCGATGTACACGCAGGGCGACGGCCTTTGGATCAAGAATGCGGCCGAGGAGGAGCGGATGGTCGAGGCGATGCGCAAATCCGCCGATCTCGTGGTCAAGGGCGTCTCGGCCAAGGGGACGGAGACGACCGACACCTTCTCGCTGAAGGGCCTCGCCCAGGCCCTGGACCGGATTTCGCAGGATTGCAGACGTTAA
- the rlmN gene encoding 23S rRNA (adenine(2503)-C(2))-methyltransferase RlmN, whose product MQPTTEPHNAILVEKTPLETYVPPAKPSLIGLSRTELADCLGEIGVQPAQRKMRVQQLWHWMYFRGAQSFDEMTSVSKGIRADLAEHFTVDRPEVVAEQISNDGTRKWLLRLPSGDNVEKAHEVECVYIPETDRGTLCVSSQVGCTLNCSFCHTGTQRLVRNLTAGEIVGQIMVARDRLNDWADREDGTRRVTNIVMMGMGEPLYNFDAVRDALLIVGDNEGIGISRRRITLSTSGVVPNIVRAGDEIGVMLAISLHAVRDELRNELVPLNRKYPIKELLQACRDYPGASNARRITFEYVMLKGVNDSLDDAKLLVKMLKGIHAKINLIPFNPWPGTAYECSDWDQIEKFSEYIFNAGYSSPVRTPRGRDILAACGQLKSETEKLSARERQALRAMAMTD is encoded by the coding sequence ATGCAACCGACGACCGAGCCGCACAACGCAATCCTGGTGGAGAAGACTCCGCTCGAAACCTATGTGCCGCCGGCAAAGCCGTCGCTGATCGGGCTATCGCGCACCGAGCTTGCCGATTGTCTCGGCGAGATCGGGGTTCAGCCTGCGCAGCGCAAGATGCGCGTGCAGCAGCTGTGGCACTGGATGTATTTCCGCGGCGCTCAAAGCTTCGACGAGATGACCTCGGTCTCGAAAGGCATTCGCGCCGATCTTGCGGAGCATTTCACTGTCGACCGGCCCGAAGTCGTGGCCGAGCAGATCTCCAACGACGGCACCCGCAAATGGCTGCTGCGGCTGCCGAGCGGCGACAATGTCGAGAAGGCGCATGAAGTCGAGTGCGTCTACATCCCCGAGACCGACCGCGGCACGCTCTGCGTCTCCTCGCAGGTCGGCTGCACGCTGAACTGCTCGTTCTGTCACACCGGTACGCAGCGCCTGGTGCGCAATCTCACCGCCGGCGAGATCGTTGGTCAGATCATGGTCGCGCGCGATCGCCTCAATGACTGGGCCGATCGCGAGGACGGCACGCGTCGCGTCACCAACATCGTGATGATGGGCATGGGCGAGCCGCTCTACAATTTCGACGCCGTGCGCGATGCGCTGCTGATCGTTGGCGACAATGAGGGCATCGGCATCTCCCGCCGCCGCATCACGCTGTCGACCTCCGGCGTGGTGCCGAACATCGTGCGCGCCGGCGACGAGATCGGCGTCATGCTCGCGATCTCGCTGCATGCGGTGCGCGACGAGCTGCGCAACGAGCTGGTGCCGCTCAACCGCAAATATCCGATCAAGGAGCTGCTCCAGGCTTGCCGCGACTATCCCGGCGCCTCGAACGCACGCCGTATCACCTTCGAATATGTGATGCTCAAGGGCGTCAACGATTCGCTCGACGATGCCAAGCTGTTGGTGAAGATGCTCAAGGGCATTCACGCAAAGATCAATCTGATCCCGTTCAATCCCTGGCCCGGCACGGCCTATGAATGCTCGGACTGGGACCAGATCGAAAAGTTCTCCGAATACATCTTCAACGCCGGCTATTCCTCGCCGGTGCGCACCCCGCGCGGCCGCGACATCCTCGCCGCCTGCGGCCAGCTCAAGTCGGAGACCGAAAAGCTCTCGGCCCGCGAACGCCAGGCGCTGCGCGCCATGGCAATGACGGATTGA
- a CDS encoding phosphatase PAP2 family protein, with product MNRTGLFIALALWLVIGVVFGLYPELDLKLAALFFDPETRTFPLKLNEWAGFARDAAMWVSWAFVLPPLVALVVKMVRPDRPLLVSGRAIVFLLVTIILSAVILSNLTFKTYWGRPRPVVVTEFAGDQQFVAWWDPRGDCERNCSFFSGEGATAFWTLAPAALAPPAWRPLAYAAAVVFGATTSGLRMAFGGHFFTDVATAGLVTFVVIWFAYALIYRWSRTRFSDAAVDAALTRLNMPAYRLRKRLFGGKTGPAASI from the coding sequence ATGAACCGAACTGGACTCTTCATCGCCCTGGCGCTGTGGCTCGTGATCGGCGTCGTTTTTGGCCTCTATCCCGAGCTCGATCTCAAGCTCGCCGCGCTGTTCTTCGATCCCGAGACCAGGACGTTTCCGCTCAAGCTGAACGAGTGGGCCGGGTTCGCGCGTGACGCTGCGATGTGGGTCTCCTGGGCGTTCGTGCTGCCCCCGCTTGTCGCGCTCGTGGTCAAGATGGTCCGGCCCGATCGTCCCTTGCTGGTGTCGGGCCGCGCGATCGTTTTCCTGCTCGTGACGATCATCCTGTCGGCCGTCATTCTCTCCAACCTCACCTTCAAGACCTATTGGGGCCGACCGCGGCCGGTGGTGGTGACCGAGTTTGCCGGCGATCAGCAGTTCGTGGCGTGGTGGGACCCGCGCGGCGATTGCGAGCGCAATTGCTCGTTCTTCTCGGGCGAAGGCGCGACGGCGTTCTGGACGCTGGCGCCGGCCGCGCTGGCACCGCCGGCGTGGCGGCCGCTCGCCTATGCTGCGGCGGTGGTGTTCGGCGCCACGACCAGCGGGCTCCGCATGGCCTTTGGCGGGCACTTCTTCACCGATGTCGCGACCGCCGGGCTCGTCACCTTCGTCGTGATCTGGTTTGCCTACGCGCTGATTTACCGCTGGTCGCGGACCCGGTTCTCCGACGCGGCGGTCGATGCCGCCCTGACCCGGCTGAACATGCCCGCTTATCGGCTCCGCAAGCGCCTGTTCGGCGGCAAGACCGGCCCTGCAGCGTCGATTTGA
- the argG gene encoding argininosuccinate synthase, whose protein sequence is MTTILKSLPKGEKVGIAFSGGLDTSAALLWMKQKGARCYAYTANLGQPDEADYNEIPRKALEFGAEKARLVDCRMQLVHEGIAAIQSGAFHISTGGITYFNTTPLGRAVTGTMLVAAMKEDGVNIWGDGSTFKGNDIERFYRYGLLTNPGLKIYKPWLDQQFIDELGGRAEMSAFMTAQGFAYKMSAEKAYSTDSNLLGATHEAKDLESLDSGIKIVNPIMGVPFWRDDCNVKAEKVVVRFEEGQPVALNGQTFSDPVALFLEANAIGGRHGLGMSDQIENRIIEAKSRGIYEAPGMALLHIAYERLVTGIHNEDTIEQYRISGMRLGRLLYQGRWFDSQALMLRETAQRWVARAVTGEVTLELRRGNDYSILNTESPNLTYAPERLSMEKVDDAAFTPADRIGQLTMRNLDIADTRTKLKLYTDTGLLSGSEGSQIFRLESDKD, encoded by the coding sequence ATGACCACGATTCTGAAAAGCCTGCCCAAGGGTGAGAAAGTCGGCATCGCTTTTTCGGGCGGCCTCGACACCTCGGCGGCGCTGCTCTGGATGAAGCAGAAGGGCGCGCGCTGCTACGCCTATACCGCCAATCTCGGCCAGCCCGATGAGGCCGACTACAACGAGATACCGCGCAAAGCGCTTGAGTTCGGCGCCGAGAAGGCGCGCCTGGTCGATTGCCGCATGCAGCTCGTGCATGAAGGCATCGCCGCGATCCAGTCGGGCGCCTTCCACATCTCGACCGGCGGCATCACCTATTTCAACACTACGCCGCTCGGCCGCGCGGTCACCGGCACGATGCTGGTTGCGGCGATGAAGGAAGACGGCGTCAACATCTGGGGCGACGGCTCGACCTTCAAGGGCAACGACATCGAGCGCTTCTACCGCTACGGCCTGCTCACCAATCCGGGCCTGAAGATCTACAAGCCCTGGCTCGACCAGCAGTTCATCGACGAGCTCGGCGGCCGCGCCGAGATGTCGGCGTTCATGACCGCGCAGGGTTTTGCCTACAAGATGAGCGCCGAGAAGGCATATTCGACTGACAGCAACCTGCTCGGCGCCACGCATGAGGCGAAGGATCTCGAGAGCCTCGACAGCGGCATCAAGATCGTCAACCCGATCATGGGCGTGCCGTTCTGGCGCGACGACTGCAACGTCAAGGCCGAGAAGGTGGTCGTGCGTTTCGAGGAAGGCCAGCCGGTCGCGCTGAACGGCCAAACCTTCAGCGATCCCGTCGCGCTGTTCCTCGAGGCCAATGCGATCGGCGGTCGCCATGGCCTCGGCATGAGCGACCAGATCGAGAACCGAATCATCGAGGCCAAGAGCCGCGGCATCTACGAGGCGCCCGGCATGGCGCTCTTGCACATCGCCTATGAGCGCCTCGTTACCGGCATCCACAACGAGGACACGATCGAGCAGTACCGCATCAGCGGCATGCGCCTCGGCCGCCTGCTCTATCAGGGCCGCTGGTTCGATTCGCAGGCCTTGATGCTGCGCGAGACCGCGCAGCGCTGGGTCGCGCGCGCCGTCACCGGCGAGGTCACGCTGGAGCTGCGCCGCGGCAACGACTATTCGATCCTCAACACCGAGAGCCCGAACCTCACCTATGCGCCGGAGCGGCTCAGCATGGAGAAGGTCGACGATGCCGCCTTCACGCCGGCGGATCGCATCGGCCAGCTCACGATGCGCAATCTCGACATCGCCGACACGCGCACCAAGCTGAAGCTCTACACGGACACCGGTCTTCTCTCAGGCAGCGAAGGCTCGCAGATCTTCCGGCTCGAGAGCGACAAGGACTGA
- a CDS encoding OmpA family protein: protein MTNLRFVLLATTALTAMQFASSASHAQNAPPLVVAQAQPETGPDGKPKQPPKEAPKGPPPAARPAAPPPPPPAAPKPPTAPPPAAAPPHPPAAPPPAAAPARPTPPPPPPPPATHQTPPPPPPPPAAAPKAPTPPPAAAPQQHAPTPPPPPPAAPARPATTPTPPPPATPPSAAPAARPLPTATPAPTATPAPTPAAPAARPATPPAPTTTPAPSATPAPGSTPPGRPGGPPAAGSPAPGAAPAPTATPAPGGAMTSPPGRQGGTPPVGAPAAGTPPAAPQAGALPRPAAPPPGVAAPSVVPATPAAAPPPNKAQYAPPTVAPAFRAAPTVAAPLPPPPRPQQRDLTPLAIGAGVVAGAVIGATIADYRNQRQEVVEGGRTIYTEPDRIIIRDPGGQEYVRGNDLYRFRYGARDIRTETVGGETRTVVIRPDGSEVITVVGPDGSLLRRIRRDPGGREIIIIDNSYRDPRAVGGFYVDVPPPVVSIPYDRYIVDAQEASPDVIYETMEAPPVQRIERRYSLDEIRYSPNVRMAMPSIDINTINFETGSWTIPPDQAARLQVIADGLNRAIQRNPREVFLIEGHTDAVGNDVDNLSLSDRRAQSAAELLTQQFGVPAENLTSQGYGRQYLKEQTDGPSRINRRVTVRRITPLLNGGTASLPPPPPGITPPR, encoded by the coding sequence ATGACCAACCTTCGTTTCGTGCTGCTTGCCACGACGGCTCTGACCGCGATGCAATTCGCAAGCTCCGCATCGCATGCGCAAAACGCGCCGCCGCTCGTGGTCGCGCAGGCCCAGCCAGAGACAGGCCCTGACGGAAAACCGAAGCAGCCTCCGAAGGAAGCGCCGAAGGGGCCGCCGCCCGCCGCGCGCCCGGCAGCGCCGCCTCCGCCGCCGCCTGCGGCTCCCAAGCCACCGACCGCTCCGCCACCGGCGGCTGCACCACCGCATCCGCCTGCTGCCCCCCCGCCGGCTGCTGCGCCGGCACGTCCGACGCCGCCGCCTCCACCGCCGCCGCCGGCGACGCATCAGACACCTCCGCCGCCTCCGCCCCCACCGGCCGCCGCACCCAAGGCACCCACGCCGCCGCCGGCTGCGGCTCCGCAGCAGCACGCGCCGACACCACCGCCCCCGCCACCTGCGGCACCGGCGCGTCCGGCCACCACGCCAACACCTCCGCCGCCCGCCACGCCGCCTTCGGCGGCCCCTGCCGCACGGCCCCTCCCAACGGCGACGCCAGCGCCGACAGCAACGCCCGCTCCGACGCCCGCAGCGCCGGCAGCTCGGCCGGCGACGCCTCCCGCCCCGACAACCACGCCCGCGCCGTCCGCAACGCCGGCGCCCGGCTCAACGCCGCCAGGACGTCCCGGCGGTCCGCCGGCAGCGGGATCGCCGGCTCCGGGTGCCGCCCCGGCCCCGACAGCAACGCCGGCTCCCGGCGGTGCGATGACGTCGCCTCCCGGACGCCAGGGTGGAACGCCGCCTGTGGGCGCACCAGCTGCTGGTACGCCGCCTGCGGCACCGCAGGCGGGTGCCCTGCCTCGCCCAGCAGCTCCTCCGCCCGGCGTCGCGGCGCCCTCTGTCGTCCCAGCGACGCCAGCCGCAGCGCCGCCACCCAACAAGGCGCAATACGCGCCGCCGACGGTTGCGCCGGCCTTCCGCGCCGCGCCGACCGTTGCAGCGCCCTTGCCGCCGCCGCCGCGTCCGCAGCAGCGTGACCTGACGCCGCTCGCGATCGGCGCAGGCGTGGTGGCTGGCGCCGTGATCGGCGCCACCATCGCCGACTACCGCAACCAGCGGCAGGAGGTCGTCGAAGGCGGCCGCACCATCTACACCGAGCCGGACCGCATCATCATCCGAGACCCGGGCGGGCAGGAATATGTCCGCGGCAACGATCTCTATCGCTTCCGCTACGGCGCCCGCGACATCCGCACCGAGACCGTCGGCGGCGAAACCCGCACCGTCGTGATCCGTCCCGACGGCAGCGAGGTGATCACCGTGGTCGGTCCGGACGGCTCGCTGCTGCGGCGCATCCGCCGCGACCCCGGCGGGCGCGAGATCATCATCATCGACAACAGCTACCGCGATCCGCGCGCGGTCGGCGGCTTCTATGTCGACGTGCCACCGCCGGTCGTCAGCATTCCCTATGATCGCTACATCGTCGACGCCCAGGAGGCGTCGCCGGACGTGATCTACGAAACCATGGAAGCTCCGCCGGTCCAGCGGATCGAACGGCGCTACTCGCTCGACGAGATCCGCTACTCGCCGAATGTCCGCATGGCGATGCCGAGCATCGACATCAACACGATCAATTTCGAAACGGGATCGTGGACCATCCCGCCGGACCAGGCCGCGCGGCTGCAAGTAATCGCCGACGGCCTCAACCGTGCGATCCAGCGCAACCCGCGCGAGGTGTTCCTGATTGAGGGACACACCGACGCGGTCGGCAACGACGTCGACAATCTGTCGCTGTCGGATCGCCGTGCGCAATCCGCGGCCGAATTGCTGACCCAGCAATTCGGCGTGCCCGCGGAGAACCTGACGTCGCAGGGCTATGGCAGGCAGTACCTCAAGGAGCAGACCGACGGGCCGAGCCGCATCAACCGGCGTGTCACCGTCCGCCGCATCACGCCGCTGCTCAACGGCGGCACGGCCTCGCTGCCGCCCCCCCCGCCCGGCATCACGCCGCCGCGCTGA
- a CDS encoding FkbM family methyltransferase, whose amino-acid sequence MTPDNAPSSAPFGAFAPNAAQAAVIRLTQGSRLKRGAFRPWMSRLVNLMRGGPVDVQYQGASFRFYHQGSATERGALFNPDYNLDELDFLRQHTPAGGVFVDVGANVGTFALVMARQVGSAGKVVAIEPHPMTFGRLSFNHAASKATQVRLVQAAAGDSDGELMIESGGGNLGATHVVTGTASTDAIKVPSLRLTRILDEAGIANVDSLKIDVEGFEDRVLIGFFRDAPQSLWPRAVVIEHLSQNEWRDDCIADMVARGFAIARKTRSNTFLSRISGSAAKAR is encoded by the coding sequence TTGACGCCCGACAACGCCCCTTCGTCCGCGCCGTTCGGCGCGTTTGCGCCGAATGCGGCGCAGGCTGCGGTCATTCGCCTGACACAAGGCTCGCGGCTGAAGCGCGGCGCGTTCCGGCCCTGGATGTCGCGGCTGGTCAATCTGATGCGCGGCGGCCCGGTCGACGTGCAGTATCAGGGCGCCTCGTTCCGCTTCTATCACCAGGGCAGTGCGACCGAGCGCGGCGCGTTGTTCAATCCGGATTACAATCTCGACGAGCTCGACTTCCTGCGCCAGCACACGCCGGCCGGCGGCGTCTTCGTCGACGTCGGCGCCAATGTCGGCACGTTTGCGCTGGTGATGGCGCGCCAGGTCGGGTCCGCCGGCAAGGTGGTTGCGATCGAGCCGCATCCGATGACCTTTGGACGGCTGTCCTTCAACCACGCGGCATCGAAAGCGACGCAGGTGCGCCTGGTGCAGGCCGCCGCCGGCGACAGCGACGGCGAATTGATGATCGAGAGCGGCGGCGGCAATCTCGGCGCCACCCATGTCGTCACCGGCACGGCCAGCACTGATGCGATCAAGGTGCCGTCGTTGCGGCTGACGCGCATTCTCGACGAGGCCGGCATTGCCAACGTCGATTCGCTCAAGATCGACGTTGAAGGCTTTGAGGATCGCGTGCTGATCGGCTTCTTCCGCGATGCGCCGCAATCGCTGTGGCCGCGTGCAGTCGTGATCGAGCATCTGTCACAAAACGAATGGCGGGATGATTGTATTGCTGACATGGTCGCGCGCGGCTTTGCGATCGCGCGCAAGACGCGGAGCAATACGTTCCTGTCGCGGATTTCTGGATCGGCGGCGAAGGCGCGATGA
- a CDS encoding hybrid sensor histidine kinase/response regulator, which produces MQGAQRNSLRLLQWMMAASLALPIALFAIAATISYTSTLDIADREIERTLDVAHEHALKVFETIDRSLAELNEVVRGLPDEVIRAREPVLHQRLKQLADSLPQLKSAWIFDANGKSLVNSLASPPPDQSFADRDYFYAHVDQSIGTFIGASLTPRPPYQGARFFGVSRRRSSDDGSFIGVIQASVLPEYFESFYARIGSDPGSFFAMGRADGVVIAHFPRLDRDFQLDPGGPVGQKIAASPEHGLMTIAWPSDGIERRIGYRRIAEYPIYVSAGLETSAIRARWLGTIGQHLVFGIPATALLFLLLAFAFRRTQHLQLEAAKRREAEEALKHSQRLEALGQLTGGVAHDFNNLLTVIRASVDLLNRPQLSEERRQRYITAIADAVARAAKLTSQLLAFARRQPLKPEVFNVGERIQSLRDMLATLLGPGIEIIMRLPAEPCLVNADAGQFETALINMATNARDAMQGKGRINFTVQAATNVPETLTHLAGSHGFVSITVSDTGVGIPAARLGRIFEPFFTTKQVGAGTGLGLSQVFGFARQSGGEVTVESAVGQGSTFALYLPRVPADLLPQRQAPNTAPAVAGSGMSVLVVEDNIELGNFAADGLTELGYSITLVDNATDAFAELTVDADRFDVVFSDVVMPGMTGLDLAQAIRDRSIGVPVVLTTGYSQALAQQGSLGCDLVQKPYSIEELSRVLHRAARPRRVRDGAAE; this is translated from the coding sequence GTGCAGGGCGCACAACGCAACTCGCTGAGACTGTTGCAGTGGATGATGGCTGCATCCCTGGCGCTGCCAATTGCGCTGTTCGCCATCGCCGCCACGATCTCCTATACCTCGACGCTGGACATTGCCGATCGCGAGATCGAGCGCACGCTCGACGTCGCGCATGAGCATGCGCTCAAGGTGTTCGAGACCATCGACCGCAGCCTCGCCGAGCTCAACGAGGTCGTGCGCGGCCTGCCCGACGAGGTCATCCGGGCGCGCGAACCTGTGCTGCACCAGCGCCTGAAGCAGCTCGCCGATTCGCTACCGCAGCTCAAATCCGCCTGGATCTTCGATGCGAACGGAAAATCGCTGGTCAACAGCCTCGCCTCGCCGCCGCCGGATCAGAGTTTTGCGGACCGTGACTATTTCTATGCCCATGTCGACCAGAGCATCGGCACCTTCATCGGCGCCTCGCTGACGCCGCGCCCGCCCTATCAGGGTGCGCGCTTCTTCGGCGTGAGCCGCCGCCGCTCCTCCGACGACGGCAGCTTCATCGGCGTGATTCAGGCGTCGGTCCTGCCGGAATATTTCGAGAGCTTTTACGCCAGGATCGGGTCCGATCCCGGCAGCTTCTTCGCGATGGGACGCGCCGACGGCGTGGTGATCGCGCATTTCCCGCGGCTCGATCGCGATTTCCAGCTCGACCCAGGCGGACCGGTCGGCCAGAAAATCGCGGCCAGTCCCGAGCACGGCCTGATGACGATCGCCTGGCCGTCGGACGGGATCGAGCGGCGCATCGGCTACAGGCGCATCGCCGAGTATCCGATCTATGTCAGCGCGGGGCTGGAGACCTCCGCCATCCGCGCACGCTGGCTCGGCACCATCGGCCAGCATCTGGTGTTCGGCATTCCCGCGACCGCGCTGCTGTTTCTGCTGCTCGCCTTCGCCTTCCGGCGCACCCAGCATCTCCAGCTCGAAGCTGCCAAGCGGCGCGAGGCCGAGGAGGCGCTCAAGCACAGCCAGCGCCTGGAGGCGCTGGGCCAGCTCACCGGCGGCGTCGCGCACGACTTCAACAACCTCCTCACCGTGATCCGCGCCTCCGTCGATTTGTTGAACCGGCCGCAACTGAGCGAGGAGCGGCGCCAGCGCTATATCACTGCGATTGCGGACGCGGTCGCGCGCGCCGCCAAATTGACGTCGCAGCTCCTGGCCTTCGCGCGCCGGCAACCCCTGAAGCCGGAGGTGTTCAACGTCGGCGAACGGATCCAGTCGCTGCGCGACATGCTCGCCACGCTGCTCGGTCCCGGCATCGAGATCATCATGCGGCTGCCAGCGGAGCCCTGCCTCGTGAATGCCGATGCCGGCCAGTTCGAGACGGCGCTGATCAACATGGCGACCAATGCGCGCGACGCCATGCAGGGCAAGGGCCGGATCAACTTCACGGTGCAGGCTGCGACGAACGTTCCGGAGACGCTGACGCATCTCGCAGGAAGCCATGGTTTCGTCAGCATTACCGTCAGCGACACCGGCGTCGGTATTCCGGCCGCGCGACTTGGACGCATCTTCGAGCCGTTCTTCACCACCAAGCAGGTCGGCGCGGGGACCGGTCTCGGCCTGTCGCAGGTGTTCGGGTTCGCCCGTCAGTCCGGCGGCGAGGTGACGGTCGAAAGCGCGGTCGGGCAGGGCAGCACCTTCGCGCTCTATCTGCCGCGCGTGCCGGCAGATCTGCTGCCGCAGCGGCAGGCGCCAAACACCGCACCGGCGGTCGCCGGCAGCGGCATGTCGGTGCTGGTGGTCGAGGACAATATCGAGCTCGGCAATTTCGCCGCCGACGGCCTGACCGAGCTCGGCTACAGCATCACGCTCGTCGACAACGCCACCGACGCGTTCGCCGAGCTGACCGTGGATGCGGATCGCTTCGATGTCGTGTTCTCGGACGTGGTGATGCCGGGCATGACCGGGCTCGATCTCGCACAGGCGATCCGCGATCGCAGCATCGGCGTGCCGGTCGTGCTGACCACGGGCTACAGCCAGGCCCTGGCGCAACAGGGGAGCCTCGGCTGCGACCTCGTGCAAAAGCCCTACTCCATCGAGGAGCTCTCGCGCGTCCTGCATCGCGCCGCGCGGCCGCGGCGCGTGCGCGACGGCGCTGCGGAATAG